A genomic stretch from Apodemus sylvaticus chromosome 12, mApoSyl1.1, whole genome shotgun sequence includes:
- the Bcl2 gene encoding apoptosis regulator Bcl-2 isoform X2, whose protein sequence is MAQAGRTGYDNREIVMKYIHYKLSQRGYEWEAGDADAAPLGAAPTPGSFSFQPESNPAPAVHRDTAARTSPPRPLVAAAGPALSPVPPVVHLTLRRAGDDFSRRYRRDFAEMSSQLHLTPFTARGRFATVVEELFRDGVNWGRIVAFFEFGGVMCVESVNREMSPLVDNIALWMTEYLNRHLHTWIQDNGGWRPVGGIQCLGFTVE, encoded by the exons ATGGCGCAAGCCGGGAGAACAGGGTATGATAACCGGGAGATCGTGATGAAGTACATACATTATAAGCTGTCCCAGAGGGGCTATGAGTGGGAAGCTGGAGATGCAGACGCGGCGCCCCTGGGGGCTGCCCCTACCCCTGGCAGCTTCTCCTTCCAGCCTGAGAGCAACCCAGCGCCCGCTGTGCACCGGGACACGGCTGCCAGGACGTCTCCTCCACGGCCCCTCGTTGCCGCCGCTGGGCCTGCGCTCAGCCCCGTGCCACCTGTGGTCCACCTGACCCTCCGCCGGGCTGGGGATGACTTCTCTCGTCGCTACCGTCGCGACTTCGCAGAGATGTCCAGTCAGCTGCACCTGACGCCCTTCACCGCGAGGGGACGCTTTGCCACGGTGGTAGAGGAACTCTTCAGGGATGGGGTGAACTGGGGGAGGATTGTGGCCTTCTTTGAGTTCGGTGGGGTCATGTGTGTGGAGAGCGTCAACAGGGAGATGTCACCCCTGGTGGACAACATCGCCCTGTGGATGACTGAGTACCTGAACCGGCATCTGCACACCTGGATCCAGGATAACGGAGGCTGG CGTCCGGTCGGAGGCATCCAGTGCCTAGGATTCACAGTGGAGTAA
- the Bcl2 gene encoding apoptosis regulator Bcl-2 isoform X3, giving the protein MAQAGRTGYDNREIVMKYIHYKLSQRGYEWEAGDADAAPLGAAPTPGSFSFQPESNPAPAVHRDTAARTSPPRPLVAAAGPALSPVPPVVHLTLRRAGDDFSRRYRRDFAEMSSQLHLTPFTARGRFATVVEELFRDGVNWGRIVAFFEFGGVMCVESVNREMSPLVDNIALWMTEYLNRHLHTWIQDNGGWI; this is encoded by the exons ATGGCGCAAGCCGGGAGAACAGGGTATGATAACCGGGAGATCGTGATGAAGTACATACATTATAAGCTGTCCCAGAGGGGCTATGAGTGGGAAGCTGGAGATGCAGACGCGGCGCCCCTGGGGGCTGCCCCTACCCCTGGCAGCTTCTCCTTCCAGCCTGAGAGCAACCCAGCGCCCGCTGTGCACCGGGACACGGCTGCCAGGACGTCTCCTCCACGGCCCCTCGTTGCCGCCGCTGGGCCTGCGCTCAGCCCCGTGCCACCTGTGGTCCACCTGACCCTCCGCCGGGCTGGGGATGACTTCTCTCGTCGCTACCGTCGCGACTTCGCAGAGATGTCCAGTCAGCTGCACCTGACGCCCTTCACCGCGAGGGGACGCTTTGCCACGGTGGTAGAGGAACTCTTCAGGGATGGGGTGAACTGGGGGAGGATTGTGGCCTTCTTTGAGTTCGGTGGGGTCATGTGTGTGGAGAGCGTCAACAGGGAGATGTCACCCCTGGTGGACAACATCGCCCTGTGGATGACTGAGTACCTGAACCGGCATCTGCACACCTGGATCCAGGATAACGGAGGCTGG ATATAA